From the Verrucomicrobiia bacterium genome, the window AAGCGATGATCGGGACGTTTCGAGAACGTGCGTTTTGTTAGGTTCTCTTCAAGTATAGCATACGCCGTAATTCGCAAGGCGTATGCCCCACTCCGGCAGCTTTTTCTTCCAGACGGAAGAACGGAAAAGGTCCCTTTCTTTGTCGCGGCCGTGGGTGAAGGAGCTGAGCGCCTTCAGGTCGCGGTCAATGCGCCCGGGATGGCACATCACTTCATTGAGGCCTTCGGGAAGTTTCCGCAGCACGGTCTCGAGCGAGGCCTTGCGCCAGAAACCTTTCGGGTCGAGGTCGCCCAAAACACGGTCCACGGTTTTCACTCCTTTATAGACCGGGGCCCCGGACTTTGCGGATTTCATGAGGGCCGAACGCCGGACGGGAAGCCGGAAGCGTTTCGCCACCGCGATGAGCGCCTCGAGATAAAGCGGATGATCGTGCATCTGATGATGCGTGTCCAGATGCGTGGGAAGCCGCTCGAAGACATGCCGGAAAAGAAGCACCTGCGCGGCATATTCCTTCACCAAATCTTTTTTCAGCGGCAGTTTCGCGAGCTGGTCGCCTCGCCTGCGGAATTTCCCTTCCGCGTCCGTGAGCGACGGCACTTGCGAAGGCCTGGACACAGGGCGTCCGAGCGTCACGTTCAGATGCACGCCCACGCCGAGCGCCTTGCGCTTTTTGATCGCGCGGATTTCCGCGGGCCGGATGGGAAGGTTCGCCATGAAGGTCGTGCTGGAAACAATGCCCGTGTCGTGCGCGGCGAGAATGGCGGCTGTCACGCCGGGCGTCAGGTTGCAGTCGTCGGCATTGACGATGAGCGTTTTCACCGGGAACCCCGCTTTGTTTTGGAAGGGCACAGAAGAACGACGGTCGCAACCGCGAATTCGCGCTCATGCGCGAGCGACAGCTCGATCCGCGCGCGCGCGGGAAATCCCAGTTTTTTCCGCGCGGCCGGGGACAGATGAAGGAACGGCTTGCCCCCGTTTTCTTTCCGCACCTCGATCTGGTTCAAGGCGACACCGCGGGAAACCGGGTTCTTCGTCACCGGCGTGCAGGCCTTGATGAAGGCCTCTTTGGCGGCAAAGCGCGCGGCCAGATGCTCGTATTTCATTTTGCGCGGAAGGCAGTAGGCGCGCTCGGAGACGCTGAAAATGCGGTTTAAAAACCGGGCTCCCTGCGCCTCGGCCGCTTGCTGCAGGCGGCGGACGCTGACGAGATCGATGCCCTGGTAGAGCTCCACTTCAGCTCCTTACGAGAAGGTAAACCAGAGCCCCGACGAGGATGAGCGAGATGATGTAGAAATTGTTGAAGCGCCAGAAATCGTAGGCGTGGGACAGGATGCCGGCGCGGACTTGTTTCTTCTTCTGGGTGCCGGGCGCGAGCTCGTAGCGGAGATTGAGGACTTCTTCTTTGCGGAACCGGAGGTAGGTGCCCCCGATCTTGTACGCATGCAGCTTTCCCTGGCCGATGAACTTTTCGATCTGCTGCTGTTCGATTTCCAGGTAGCTTTTGACTTCTTCCAAAGTCAGCATGTTATTCATGGATTCACACCTTTGACGCCCAATGGATTACCTCCGTTGCCGGAGGCGGAAAGGAAAACACAGCGGACAATTTCAGACGACCGCGAAACGCAGGACTACGAGCGATTGCTCTCTTCTTGGATCCAGCGGTCGACCGCCGACTTGCTGAAGAGCCAGGAACCTTTTTCGTTTCTCGCGGGAATCTTTTTGCTCGAGGCCCATTCTTCCACGACACGGGACTCCACTTCGAGGTAATGAGATACGTCCTTCAGCGTCATGGTGACGTCCGAAGCCTCGCCGGTGGGATTGCCGTTCAACATGGAAAGCTGGCCTTCGATGATGGCGCCTTCGGTGACGCTCAGGCGCGGGGTGCTGATGTTCCCTTTGATGACCGCGGGAGAAATGACGGAAACGCTCTGGGTGGCATTGATATCGCCTGTGACCTTGCCGGCGATAATGATCTTGTCACCGTCGATATTCGCCTTCACCTTGGCGTTTTCGCCGATGGTAAGATTGCCGCGCGTATCGAGCTTGCCCTCGAAGCTGCCATTGATGCGGAGATTGACAGGGTCTTTAAAAGCAATCGTCCCCTGCATGCTCGCGTCGACGTCGAGGATTTTTTCTTCCGTCAGGTCTTTTTCCTTTTTGGCCATAAAGAGTCTCCTTTGGGGGCGTTGAAGGCCCCTTCATTATCCATATTTCATCGGGGCTGTAAAGGAAAAACCCGGTGGGTCAAGAAACCGCAATTTTGACCGAAAATCTTTAAGTGGCCTTGGGTTGCAACGGCCGCCTTTTGATTTTTTTGCCAGTCAGGTTAAAATATTTCCGGAGCTTGAAACACGATGCTGAAACCGGCTTTTTTGATTGGAACCACCGCCTTCTGGCTGATGATGACCAGCCAGCTTATTCAGCGGGAATTTTTCCAGCTGACGCCTATCCAATCCTCTTACCAGGTGCTCCCCCTCTATGGGT encodes:
- a CDS encoding polymer-forming cytoskeletal protein — encoded protein: MAKKEKDLTEEKILDVDASMQGTIAFKDPVNLRINGSFEGKLDTRGNLTIGENAKVKANIDGDKIIIAGKVTGDINATQSVSVISPAVIKGNISTPRLSVTEGAIIEGQLSMLNGNPTGEASDVTMTLKDVSHYLEVESRVVEEWASSKKIPARNEKGSWLFSKSAVDRWIQEESNRS
- the acpS gene encoding holo-ACP synthase, whose product is MELYQGIDLVSVRRLQQAAEAQGARFLNRIFSVSERAYCLPRKMKYEHLAARFAAKEAFIKACTPVTKNPVSRGVALNQIEVRKENGGKPFLHLSPAARKKLGFPARARIELSLAHEREFAVATVVLLCPSKTKRGSR
- a CDS encoding helix-turn-helix domain-containing protein, with the translated sequence MNNMLTLEEVKSYLEIEQQQIEKFIGQGKLHAYKIGGTYLRFRKEEVLNLRYELAPGTQKKKQVRAGILSHAYDFWRFNNFYIISLILVGALVYLLVRS
- a CDS encoding ChbG/HpnK family deacetylase, whose amino-acid sequence is MKTLIVNADDCNLTPGVTAAILAAHDTGIVSSTTFMANLPIRPAEIRAIKKRKALGVGVHLNVTLGRPVSRPSQVPSLTDAEGKFRRRGDQLAKLPLKKDLVKEYAAQVLLFRHVFERLPTHLDTHHQMHDHPLYLEALIAVAKRFRLPVRRSALMKSAKSGAPVYKGVKTVDRVLGDLDPKGFWRKASLETVLRKLPEGLNEVMCHPGRIDRDLKALSSFTHGRDKERDLFRSSVWKKKLPEWGIRLANYGVCYT